A window of Paenibacillus sp. 19GGS1-52 contains these coding sequences:
- a CDS encoding ACP S-malonyltransferase, whose product MNIALLFVGQGTKITQQVKELWLNNAEAKELIETAERQLDYPIGEWLTSDLSTDTHKAQLAAYVGSMCMYQLYKQTIGLYPSYVLGHSLGELTALTIAGAVTYEDGLKLVDIRGRAMKEAIAGQDSLGMMAVFAAPEVVEALVTNQEGVYAANFNSLHQTVISGTRQGIQDFMESNQLEGVKLAVNGAFHTPYMKEAADQVYEQLGHISFNTDLQTQVISNKSAGLYDMSNIRAEIASQIVSPVRWKQSIDYAIGQGIQLFVDLSPNGMFVNMLKNLEGVFAFNTTESIEVLRSELKDDIEVNRHYDVFSRALGIIVSTKNNSTDAEAYENIVMSGYNRIKSQIGKEASGEDIKQTLSLLDLILSTKEVPVAEITEYRNMLAWKIG is encoded by the coding sequence ATGAATATCGCATTACTGTTCGTTGGGCAAGGAACGAAAATAACACAGCAGGTAAAGGAGCTATGGCTGAATAATGCGGAGGCTAAAGAACTGATCGAGACTGCAGAGCGGCAGTTGGATTACCCGATTGGCGAATGGCTGACTTCAGATCTTAGTACAGATACACATAAAGCGCAGCTCGCGGCATACGTTGGCTCGATGTGCATGTATCAGCTGTATAAGCAAACGATCGGATTGTACCCGAGTTACGTGCTCGGACATAGCCTGGGTGAGCTGACGGCTTTGACCATAGCTGGCGCTGTTACCTATGAAGACGGCTTAAAGCTGGTCGATATCCGGGGCCGAGCCATGAAAGAGGCTATCGCAGGGCAGGATAGTTTGGGAATGATGGCAGTATTCGCAGCGCCAGAAGTGGTTGAAGCCTTAGTGACGAATCAGGAAGGAGTGTACGCGGCCAATTTCAATTCACTCCATCAGACCGTGATCTCAGGCACTAGACAGGGTATTCAGGACTTTATGGAAAGTAATCAGCTGGAAGGTGTGAAGCTCGCAGTGAACGGAGCTTTTCATACTCCGTACATGAAAGAGGCAGCCGATCAAGTCTACGAACAGCTGGGCCATATCTCCTTCAACACCGATTTGCAGACACAGGTCATCAGCAACAAGAGCGCCGGCTTGTATGATATGTCAAACATTCGTGCAGAAATCGCCAGCCAGATCGTGAGTCCTGTCCGTTGGAAGCAGTCGATTGATTATGCGATTGGGCAAGGAATTCAGCTCTTTGTTGATTTATCTCCGAACGGGATGTTCGTCAATATGCTCAAGAACCTGGAGGGTGTGTTTGCCTTCAATACCACAGAAAGTATAGAGGTGCTGCGCAGTGAGCTGAAGGATGATATTGAGGTGAACCGGCATTATGATGTATTCTCGCGGGCCTTGGGTATTATTGTCTCCACCAAGAATAACAGCACAGACGCCGAGGCTTATGAGAATATCGTGATGAGCGGCTATAACCGTATCAAGTCACAGATTGGCAAAGAAGCCAGTGGCGAGGATATTAAGCAGACTTTATCCCTGCTGGATTTAATTCTGAGTACTAAAGAAGTGCCCGTAGCTGAAATTACCGAATATCGCAATATGCTAGCCTGGAAGATAGGGTGA
- a CDS encoding condensation domain-containing protein, whose amino-acid sequence MSATVSNTEKRIISSCLLNPTAYNIPLFVRFEEGLDIPKMYNLLTRYLEQFELFRTFYSIDDKGIRSRISETLPTIEVRTFKQLDQDLLMNEQMITIKDHELVRFVLCRVQEQTHDYLFINIHHVLMDGFSMNLFLQELMETYLSAEPVMSKLSSQLPEIGAQRVNTETQSIISFENYSPFKTKLLRKQVDEVHYVNDLLMLSGSAVKRHSDFAVALTAFSISVAQWLGSGSAYLAYPYLGRDPQNYRALGNFVQLVPFYRQLENDLELGTDELISQIQKCIFASFAGRDFFDELIHTEKMNSMNIFRDLIFDYKSGSLIAKTLSETQEIMLEEATGYRDEKYGLHFSVYRNGEALELCVISSEYSLDELQVLLALFQSNIRALYDNEQSGLRLGDLLKLGAVEDVPQVSESSEEQAGKVYTEVANMVYSLLEGEADVGANVSFFDLGMDSLLLVKFKRRIRETFNINLKISDFFNFHTAELLSVKIMDHLKEAN is encoded by the coding sequence ATGTCAGCAACGGTTAGTAATACGGAGAAAAGGATCATAAGCAGTTGCCTGCTGAATCCGACGGCCTATAATATCCCGCTATTTGTCCGCTTTGAAGAAGGACTGGATATTCCTAAAATGTATAATCTGCTCACCCGCTACCTGGAGCAATTTGAGTTGTTCAGAACCTTTTACAGTATAGACGATAAGGGTATCCGCTCCAGGATAAGCGAAACCTTGCCCACTATTGAGGTTAGGACATTCAAGCAATTGGATCAAGATCTGCTAATGAACGAACAAATGATTACGATAAAAGATCATGAGCTGGTGCGTTTCGTATTATGCCGGGTCCAAGAGCAGACGCATGACTATCTGTTTATCAATATCCATCATGTGCTCATGGATGGTTTCAGTATGAATCTTTTCTTGCAGGAGCTGATGGAAACTTATCTATCCGCAGAACCGGTGATGTCCAAGCTATCATCCCAGCTGCCCGAGATTGGGGCACAAAGGGTGAATACAGAGACGCAGAGCATCATTAGCTTTGAGAACTACAGTCCATTTAAGACAAAGCTGCTGCGCAAACAGGTTGATGAAGTTCACTACGTGAACGACCTGTTAATGCTGAGTGGGAGCGCGGTGAAACGCCATTCCGATTTTGCCGTCGCACTCACAGCCTTCTCCATTAGTGTAGCCCAATGGCTGGGCAGTGGTTCCGCTTATCTGGCTTATCCGTATCTAGGCAGAGATCCGCAGAACTATAGAGCGCTCGGTAATTTCGTGCAGCTGGTTCCCTTTTATCGCCAACTTGAGAATGACCTGGAGCTAGGTACCGATGAGCTGATCTCCCAAATCCAAAAATGTATTTTCGCAAGCTTTGCTGGCCGTGACTTCTTTGACGAACTTATTCATACCGAAAAAATGAACAGTATGAATATTTTCAGAGACCTTATTTTCGACTATAAATCTGGCAGCCTTATTGCCAAAACATTAAGTGAAACGCAGGAGATTATGCTGGAGGAGGCGACTGGCTACCGCGACGAGAAGTACGGCCTGCACTTTTCTGTTTACCGAAATGGAGAGGCGTTGGAACTCTGTGTCATATCCAGCGAATACAGTCTTGATGAACTGCAAGTGCTGCTGGCCTTGTTCCAAAGTAATATTAGAGCGCTCTATGATAATGAACAGAGTGGGCTGCGTTTAGGTGATCTATTGAAGCTGGGTGCAGTGGAAGATGTGCCGCAAGTCAGCGAGAGCTCAGAAGAGCAAGCGGGAAAGGTGTATACCGAAGTAGCCAATATGGTCTATTCCCTGCTTGAGGGAGAAGCGGATGTTGGGGCGAATGTGAGCTTTTTTGATCTCGGCATGGACTCGCTCCTGCTGGTGAAGTTTAAGAGGAGGATTAGAGAAACCTTTAACATTAATCTAAAAATATCGGATTTCTTCAACTTTCATACGGCTGAGCTATTAAGTGTTAAAATCATGGACCATTTGAAGGAGGCTAATTAA
- a CDS encoding non-ribosomal peptide synthetase produces MDLIELFDKNINIYNTKAAIIDASQTLTYQQLGDLTLRIAGSLVEQGVGEGDVVTIEAQSRLESIALIIGTVRAGAAYCVIPQSYPDYRKEQMRAQIQAKCCLRNTDFANADHMLPLLPASRKPDSLLYIIFTSGSTGEPKAVAIEDKAVAKIVQHKGFYSGEVIGQLAPLEFDASIYEIFGGLLNGLTLRLISKDDSLDFEVMPLVFEEIDTLFLTTRLFNLYVDEFPEQFSKLSLVLTGGERCSIYHLQTAAKYCKVQHVYGPTETTVFATAYEVKGNEQEIPIGRLFDEGAYIIVDENNRQVAPGSQGELYLSDSGLMRGYVGDEEASRKVFFYEDHKRFYRTGDIVQVNAAGEIVYIERKDRQVKISGYRIELGEVEKCAYDYGLQKDCLAHYDGKRLYLFVKDQIELEPFRQHLRSRLPEYMIPTVKVVDIIPMNTNGKTDVKVINNGNWNAKDDQNEIIEVVATVLKTGISREQRFLDLGGDSIKAMEIIWQLGSKGYQLDLDMLFSRTIGEIADHVSNG; encoded by the coding sequence GTGGACTTGATAGAATTATTTGACAAAAATATTAATATTTACAATACTAAAGCAGCTATTATCGACGCTTCTCAAACATTGACTTACCAGCAGTTAGGCGATCTCACTTTAAGAATTGCTGGCAGTCTGGTAGAACAGGGCGTTGGCGAAGGGGATGTTGTGACGATTGAAGCACAGAGCAGGCTGGAATCCATAGCGCTTATCATCGGTACGGTGCGGGCAGGTGCGGCTTATTGTGTCATTCCGCAATCTTATCCCGATTACCGGAAGGAGCAGATGCGAGCGCAGATTCAGGCCAAATGCTGCTTGCGGAACACCGACTTCGCCAATGCTGACCATATGCTGCCGCTGCTTCCCGCTTCAAGGAAGCCGGATAGTCTACTGTATATTATCTTCACTTCAGGCTCGACCGGCGAGCCTAAGGCAGTCGCTATCGAAGACAAGGCCGTCGCCAAAATTGTGCAGCACAAAGGCTTCTACAGTGGGGAAGTGATCGGTCAGCTGGCTCCGCTTGAATTCGATGCTTCCATCTACGAAATATTTGGCGGGCTGCTAAATGGCCTGACGCTAAGGTTGATCAGCAAGGATGACAGCTTGGATTTTGAAGTAATGCCGCTAGTGTTTGAAGAGATCGATACTCTATTCCTAACGACGCGATTATTTAACCTGTATGTGGATGAATTTCCGGAGCAATTCAGCAAGCTGTCCCTGGTGCTGACCGGAGGTGAGCGCTGCTCCATATACCATCTGCAGACGGCAGCTAAATACTGCAAGGTTCAACATGTATATGGCCCTACGGAGACTACCGTTTTTGCTACAGCCTATGAGGTGAAAGGGAATGAGCAGGAGATTCCTATCGGCCGGTTGTTTGATGAAGGAGCTTATATCATCGTTGACGAGAACAATCGGCAGGTAGCCCCTGGATCACAAGGGGAACTCTACCTCTCCGATTCCGGTCTGATGCGGGGATATGTAGGCGATGAGGAGGCGAGCCGGAAAGTATTCTTTTACGAGGATCACAAACGGTTCTATCGTACAGGCGATATCGTTCAGGTGAATGCTGCTGGAGAGATTGTTTACATCGAACGCAAGGACCGGCAGGTCAAAATTTCCGGCTATCGCATCGAACTGGGAGAAGTGGAGAAATGCGCGTATGACTATGGTCTGCAAAAGGATTGTCTGGCGCATTATGACGGGAAACGGCTGTATCTTTTTGTGAAGGATCAGATTGAGCTTGAGCCATTCCGGCAGCACTTAAGAAGCAGATTGCCTGAATATATGATTCCTACAGTGAAGGTGGTGGATATTATTCCAATGAATACGAACGGCAAGACTGACGTCAAGGTGATTAATAATGGCAATTGGAATGCCAAAGATGATCAGAACGAAATCATTGAGGTTGTCGCAACTGTACTTAAGACCGGTATTTCTAGGGAACAGAGGTTTTTGGATTTAGGTGGGGATTCCATTAAAGCTATGGAAATCATTTGGCAGCTGGGAAGCAAAGGTTATCAATTAGACCTGGATATGCTCTTCAGCAGAACCATAGGAGAGATCGCGGACCATGTCAGCAACGGTTAG
- a CDS encoding condensation domain-containing protein, whose product MPEQVRKEYQKEVWEDSSELTQLQRKMFICNKLPIYRLPLLYPLEPAISYTALETALFETIKEQAALQVKYSYEPTQRRFYQQYVPLQREEFKVGREYTDEEPRHYIERKQAGIDLSKDYPWRLWFLERLDRRYLYIEFHHIAIDGLGIRCFEEALFNRLLNGISGPPADKPSLTTYRKINELQQRVNIPSGSSPELLRLPMLQTEPAPGVGRLTKPLDQRSQAAVERTAKKLGVTKNAVYQGILEEVLSHSCTGQAYGTIGNWRLKLGNFDEVGCYVQINPKLLRVESNVEERIRHIFMDNLKSLLNREVVPVVHAEYPLMYSYEEDMFRHFQYIPADRLCKFELYFRVYCHDHETGFEVEYSRAKYTDEQMIEMTREFRLLIDSLVE is encoded by the coding sequence ATGCCTGAGCAAGTGCGGAAAGAATATCAGAAGGAAGTATGGGAGGACAGCAGCGAGCTGACACAGCTACAGCGTAAAATGTTCATCTGCAACAAGCTGCCGATTTACCGGCTGCCTTTATTGTATCCCTTAGAGCCTGCCATCAGCTATACAGCGCTAGAGACAGCACTTTTCGAGACGATCAAGGAACAAGCAGCGCTGCAGGTCAAATACTCTTACGAGCCTACACAGCGCAGATTCTATCAACAGTATGTTCCGCTGCAGCGGGAAGAGTTCAAGGTTGGACGTGAATATACGGATGAAGAACCCAGGCACTATATCGAGCGCAAGCAGGCGGGAATTGACCTGAGCAAGGATTATCCTTGGCGGCTGTGGTTTCTTGAAAGGTTGGACAGGCGATATCTCTATATAGAGTTCCATCATATTGCGATTGACGGGTTAGGTATCCGCTGCTTTGAGGAGGCACTCTTTAATCGGTTGTTAAACGGCATAAGCGGTCCGCCTGCAGATAAACCGTCCTTAACCACCTATCGGAAAATAAACGAATTGCAGCAGAGGGTGAACATCCCTAGTGGTTCTTCGCCGGAGCTGTTGAGGCTGCCAATGCTGCAGACCGAACCCGCTCCGGGCGTCGGGAGGCTGACGAAGCCACTGGATCAGCGAAGCCAAGCGGCTGTCGAGCGCACAGCGAAGAAGCTGGGCGTGACCAAAAATGCAGTTTACCAAGGAATTCTGGAAGAAGTGCTGAGCCACAGCTGTACTGGACAGGCTTATGGGACGATCGGAAATTGGCGGCTGAAATTAGGTAATTTTGACGAAGTAGGCTGCTATGTCCAAATCAATCCGAAGCTGTTAAGAGTGGAAAGCAATGTTGAAGAGCGAATCAGGCATATTTTTATGGATAATTTAAAAAGTCTGTTGAACCGCGAAGTCGTACCGGTCGTTCACGCTGAATATCCACTTATGTATTCCTATGAGGAGGATATGTTCCGGCACTTCCAGTACATTCCAGCAGACCGTTTATGCAAGTTCGAGCTTTATTTTAGAGTCTATTGTCATGATCATGAAACAGGGTTTGAAGTGGAATATAGCAGGGCTAAATACACGGATGAGCAAATGATCGAGATGACCAGGGAATTCCGGTTATTGATCGACAGCTTGGTCGAATAG
- a CDS encoding condensation domain-containing protein, whose translation MGEPESGIRYYELTPLQQKILYAEKHKKDYGIYFSVHYADKWNAEEVMRSIALVMNATEAFHSRIVRQGAKYVFAVDRQQQEYRSPIPLREKRLQIFDGGLLAGYYVHEEEQRIEFLMHHLILDGDSLYLFLEYLEKALIHAGPLTLVEESYFQERRSPVLPTRSSTGYLEEIKQWVRPVTATLQLDKPVYGAGSLSVQAYDAVQSLARKLKVTRFGVVLLAAALLSHQQECLIGVVVSRKNHRDQAGVIGNFTDLVPLLLRIDESKSYMDNAIIVFKALFAAIEHSASLTYEEYMDLLGVQGYDFVLSYTKMIDIERRSAVFSRLELGEYLYKYNNHLQFNEHEEQIAWESCHDQPAMQQIIGESLEEKLLELDHSDLFRIVGAGLRDTELRNECAVAAVIEPQARENRPAGNWFPNLDEDENLFDSSISSMEIAHMITDVYENLGVQLSYQDIYGSGTLRELKQLILAKGGYEAPVESIREQQLQYQCPNFMKVIFIDSFRFVDSNMYDVKYAYRLTGIAKERLEWLKESIEEVIQNNDAFCTEFVYKSGEVTGTIQRGRRATIESITVHDLDYLYQLKGEFCFLGEQKLWDIRLIRVQSTGETYLYMNMHHLLIDHVGIGILLSQIEDSFHKRTISYAQYVQIASSYETAKIEAQQGWQQLLPYNVYPNQGRPCLSKGCYHLHEISFAAVDAPYHETENWLLAAITNSLAQVFGETQGYIGAVYHGRVVPNASKVIHSLARVLPIFFDTLNEQVLEESLHTAHRHQAVSIYDLNEKGFSLEFPKVVFQTLAASNNEGTLFDRTIEFEGVSKFQIMFNLQMDTDGCLLSMYIDHQIYSQCEEEGLVEGVRTAVHKRQYIGGEPSYA comes from the coding sequence ATGGGAGAGCCTGAAAGTGGAATACGTTATTATGAGCTAACCCCTTTGCAGCAGAAAATTCTGTATGCAGAGAAGCATAAGAAAGATTACGGGATTTATTTCTCCGTCCACTACGCTGACAAATGGAACGCTGAGGAGGTCATGCGGAGCATTGCTCTAGTGATGAATGCGACCGAAGCTTTTCATAGCAGAATTGTCCGACAGGGAGCAAAGTACGTCTTCGCCGTAGACAGACAGCAACAAGAGTATAGAAGTCCTATACCACTTCGTGAGAAAAGGCTCCAGATTTTTGACGGAGGGTTGCTGGCTGGCTATTACGTTCATGAGGAAGAACAGCGGATCGAGTTTCTGATGCATCATCTTATTTTGGACGGTGATTCGCTGTATCTGTTTCTGGAGTATTTGGAAAAAGCATTGATTCACGCTGGACCGCTTACGCTAGTGGAGGAAAGCTATTTTCAGGAGAGAAGGTCTCCTGTGTTGCCCACCCGCAGTTCAACTGGCTATCTGGAGGAGATTAAACAATGGGTACGACCTGTCACAGCGACCCTTCAACTGGATAAACCTGTGTACGGTGCTGGCAGCCTGTCCGTTCAAGCCTATGACGCTGTTCAGTCTTTAGCCAGAAAGCTGAAGGTCACAAGGTTCGGAGTAGTCTTGCTAGCAGCGGCACTGCTGTCACACCAACAAGAATGCCTGATCGGAGTCGTTGTCTCTCGCAAGAATCATCGGGATCAAGCCGGGGTGATTGGGAATTTCACCGATCTCGTACCCTTACTTCTAAGGATAGATGAAAGTAAAAGCTACATGGATAACGCCATTATTGTCTTCAAAGCGCTCTTCGCAGCTATTGAACATTCGGCCAGTCTAACCTATGAGGAATATATGGATCTGCTCGGGGTGCAGGGATATGATTTCGTATTGTCCTATACCAAGATGATCGATATAGAGCGTAGATCGGCCGTATTCTCCCGCTTGGAGCTAGGTGAGTATTTGTACAAGTATAACAATCATCTCCAGTTCAATGAACATGAGGAGCAGATTGCTTGGGAGAGTTGCCATGACCAGCCTGCGATGCAGCAAATAATAGGCGAAAGCCTGGAAGAAAAGCTGCTGGAGCTGGATCACAGTGATCTGTTTAGGATAGTCGGCGCAGGCTTGAGAGATACGGAGCTCCGAAATGAATGTGCGGTGGCGGCGGTAATTGAACCACAAGCCAGAGAGAATAGGCCAGCGGGGAACTGGTTCCCTAATCTGGATGAGGATGAGAATTTATTCGATTCCTCCATCTCTTCGATGGAGATCGCTCACATGATTACGGATGTATACGAGAACCTTGGCGTACAGCTCAGTTATCAGGATATTTATGGTTCCGGTACCCTTCGTGAATTGAAGCAGTTGATTCTAGCCAAGGGGGGTTACGAGGCACCAGTCGAATCTATAAGAGAGCAGCAGCTTCAATACCAATGTCCTAATTTCATGAAAGTGATTTTTATTGATAGCTTCCGCTTTGTAGATTCCAATATGTACGATGTGAAATATGCCTACAGATTAACCGGTATAGCTAAGGAACGGCTGGAGTGGCTGAAGGAGTCCATTGAAGAGGTTATCCAGAATAACGATGCCTTCTGCACTGAATTTGTATATAAGAGCGGTGAAGTCACCGGAACCATCCAGCGGGGCAGACGAGCCACAATCGAAAGTATCACTGTGCATGATCTGGACTATCTGTATCAGTTAAAAGGAGAATTTTGTTTTCTGGGTGAACAGAAGCTGTGGGATATCCGCCTGATCCGCGTCCAGTCTACGGGTGAGACCTATCTCTATATGAATATGCATCATTTGCTGATTGATCATGTAGGAATTGGCATTTTGCTCAGCCAGATTGAAGACAGCTTCCATAAGCGGACAATAAGTTATGCGCAGTATGTGCAAATTGCCAGCAGCTATGAAACAGCCAAAATCGAAGCCCAGCAAGGTTGGCAGCAGCTTCTTCCTTACAATGTTTATCCGAATCAGGGTAGGCCTTGCCTAAGCAAGGGGTGCTATCATCTTCATGAGATTTCTTTTGCAGCAGTAGATGCGCCTTACCATGAAACGGAAAACTGGCTGCTCGCAGCGATTACGAACAGCCTGGCTCAGGTCTTCGGTGAGACACAGGGGTATATAGGCGCCGTATATCACGGCAGAGTTGTACCTAACGCCAGCAAAGTAATCCATTCATTGGCCAGAGTGCTGCCTATCTTCTTCGATACGTTGAATGAACAGGTTCTGGAGGAGAGTCTGCATACGGCACACAGGCATCAGGCAGTGTCGATTTATGATTTGAACGAGAAGGGATTTTCCTTGGAGTTTCCTAAAGTGGTCTTTCAGACACTGGCTGCCAGCAACAATGAAGGGACGTTGTTTGACCGGACAATAGAGTTCGAAGGAGTATCCAAATTTCAAATCATGTTTAATTTGCAAATGGACACTGATGGATGCCTTCTGAGTATGTACATCGACCATCAGATTTACAGCCAGTGTGAGGAAGAAGGGTTGGTTGAAGGGGTGAGAACGGCTGTGCACAAGCGCCAATACATAGGGGGTGAACCCTCGTATGCCTGA